One genomic segment of Chelonia mydas isolate rCheMyd1 chromosome 1, rCheMyd1.pri.v2, whole genome shotgun sequence includes these proteins:
- the LOC102934239 gene encoding C3a anaphylatoxin chemotactic receptor gives MSLLLRSNSTYKPDDGATLQYAPEIIGSLIIFIVTFILGLLGNGLVIWVAGLKMKRTVNTVWFLHLAMADFLCCMSLPFSIIHLILHEYWPYGHFLCKVIPSAIILNMFTSVFLLTAISTDRCLMVMKPVWCQNHRTVRLASVMCGCIWLLAFVMCCPAFLYRETFTDELGKTVCRYQFGDDRDYGDYMDSWNGSDSALSSGISLDENPVGFSSADIPGSLYNDTDLLWNLNDYFSYSSRPTTLLTIRITRIVFGFLLPFSIIAACYILIAVKMHGARFTKPRGKTLRVILVVVVAFFVCWAPFHAVEALSLLAMPGTRFRETVALWDHLSTALAYANSCINPLLYVFVGRDFRRKARRSVQGILEVAFSEEVTRSTSYSRDRTKTSADRDISSNTL, from the coding sequence ATGTCTCTGCTCCTGAGGAGTAACAGCACCTACAAGCCAGATGATGGTGCCACACTACAGTACGCACCAGAAATCATTGGTTCCTTAATTATCTTCATTGTCACCTTTATCCTGGGTCTCCTGGGCAATGGCTTGGTGATCTGGGTGGCTGGCCTGAAAATGAAGAGGACCGTGAACACTGTGTGGTTCCTCCACCTTGCCATGGCTGACTTCCTGTGCTGCATGTCTCTGCCATTCTCCATCATTCACCTGATCCTCCATGAGTACTGGCCATATGGCCACTTCCTCTGCAAGGTTATCCCATCAGCCATCATCCTCAACATGTTTACCAGTGTCTTTCTCCTCACTGCCATCAGCACTGACCGGTGCTTGATGGTAATGAAGCCAGTTTGGTGTCAGAACCACCGTACTGTGAGGCTTGCATCAGTGATGTGCGGTTGTATCTGGCTCCTGGCCTTTGTTATGTGCTGTCCTGCCTTCCTCTACCGTGAGACCTTCACAGATGAACTCGGCAAAACTGTGTGTCGTTATCAATTTGGAGATGATAGGGATTATGGAGATTATATGGATTCCTGGAACGGGAGTGATTCAGCGTTGAGCTCTGGCATATCCCTAGATGAAAATCCTGTTGGTTTCTCCAGTGCTGATATTCCTGGCAGCCTTTACAATGATACTGACTTACTGTGGAACTTGAATGATTACTTCTCCTACAGCAGTCGGCCAACCACCCTACTGACCATCAGGATTACCAGGATTGTTTTtggcttcctccttccctttaGCATAATTGCAGCTTGCTACATTCTTATTGCCGTCAAGATGCATGGAGCCCGATTTACCAAACCCCGTGGTAAGACCCTGCGAGTGATCCTGGTTGTGGTAGTAGCATTCTTTGTCTGCTGGGCTCCATTTCACGCAGTCGAGGCACTGTCTCTCCTAGCTATGCCAGGCACCAGATTTAGGGAGACAGTGGCACTGTGGGACCACCTCTCTACAGCACTAGCCTATGCCAACAGCTGCATCAACCCTTTGCTCTACGTATTTGTGGGGCGGGACTTCAGGCGGAAGGCACGCCGATCAGTGCAGGGCATCTTGGAGGTCGCCTTCAGCGAGGAAGTTACACGCTCCACTTCCTACTCACGGGACAGGACCAAGACTTCAGCAGACAGGGATATCAGCAGCAATACCCTCTAA